The genome window ACGCATTTCATCCATTTTATTTGCCGACAACAACGTGATAGAAATGCTTTCTCCTTTTTCGATTAAGAATATCGCGATATTTGGAACATGGAAGAGAACCATATCCCTCTCTATGACAAAATAGTTATTTGCTTTTGCTTTAGCATTCCAATATTCCCGCAGGTCTTTTTCTTTAATCACTAGTTCTGGAATGGCTTCTACCTTTTCTTCTTTACATAACTCCGGCAGCATGAATTCGCTGTACACATGGCATCCAAAAGCATAATAACGAAATGCGCTTTTTGTTATCATATTTCCCTCCTACACCTTCTTCCTTATCCTTTCAAAAAGAAAAGCCTCAACCTTCTTAGCAGCGAAGGATGGAGGCAGATTGAAAAAATATAACTATTATGTCCTAAAAGTGGAATTGAGCATTAGCTCCAGCCAAGATCAGGGAATGGCGTTCCCGTTTCATACGTTGCATCTAACTTATTGTTATTAAATGGTCCTGCCATCGTTTCTTTAACATCTAAAACTTCTAAGTTCGGCTCTTTCCATTCAAGCTTATTCATCTTATCACCTCCCTTCAAGTTGAAAGATCTAGTATCTTCCTACTCATCCTGCCAATTTTAGCTTCTTTAGAAACCGATACACGATAATGCTTCTGAACAATGCTCGGACATCAGGATCCACTGCGTATTCAGAAATTGCTCCTTTTCCTAACTTATCCAGTCCCCTTTTCAAGCAATTATAATTGATATAAGAAAGAATCACTGGATCTTTTGAAACCTCCCTAGCCTCCTGCAATAGACTCTTCCAATGGGGAATCACTCGATAAAGCCAATCCGTCCCTTGAGCCCCTCTTATTTGCTGATTCAGTCGTATTTCATCAGGCAAATACCCCTCCGTACTTCTTCTTATCAGGGCACGATCCATTCCCTTCTGTACATACTGATCTTCTGGAATAGACAAACAAAAACGAATAACTCGTATATCATTTGTCGGGTCTCGACTGATTAATCCATATTTCAGCGAAAGTTTGGTCATGAATGTATTGGAAGCATTCCAGTGAAATAAGTCATCAAAATGTCTTCTCCTTTGCTCAAATGCGTTTAATTCAGAAAACCATCCTGTTGCATCCATTCCTGCTTCTGCTAATTTCGTATATATTCTTGTTTTCGCTGCAAACTCTGGATTAATCAGCGGCGGCGGCCCTCCCGTTGTATATTTCTTCCTTTGCTGATTTAAAAAAGGAAAAGTTTCTCTAAGCACCATCGCAGCAACCCTTTTCCGCGGTCTTGCAATGTTTTTGCTATATGCTTCCACTTCTTTATAGAGCTTAAGCAATCTACATTGTTTTAGCAGAAGAGGAAAATAATCCTGCACCCCTCCCCACGATATAGACAGGTTTCCGCGATTTCCATTCAGAAGAATACCAATGTCCCGTTTTTGCGCCTCTTCAAAAATCCCCTTAATCCAAAATGAATTTTCAAAAAACTTATAGGGCATTTCCATTATTTCTAAAAATTCGTCTATCTGTTTGTAGGAATCCTTCCCTTCGAAATCCAGATAATGATCCTGCAAACGGCCAATATAATTCACTGTTTTATGTACAAAGGATGATTCATTGGCTACTAAATTCTTCGGACCAAATGGAATAAAATCTTTAGGTGGTATATAGCTAAAAGTATGTAAGCCAGCATCTTCTGGAAGATGTTTGGCTGCTAAGCTGACAACCGATCCTGAATCCAATCCACCACTTAACTGAGACCCCACCTTTTTATGGGTTCTAAGCCTTGCTTGAACAGCTGATTGATAAATCTCCTGAAATGCTTCTACATAGTCATTATCACTAGGTAAATGTATTGGTTTTACTTCCGAGCTTATCTGACTATATCTCTTTACTTTTTTCCTTCCTTTTTCAATTGTGATGCTATGTGATGGCGGCACTTGCTCAATCCCGACAAAAGGCGTAATGGAAGAATCAACCGTATCTACTACCCCAGCAATAGCTAAATATTCAGCTAGCCATTCCTCATTTAACCGTTGCTTAACATTTGGTAATTTCAATAACGATTCTATTATTGTTGAAAAGTAAAACTGCCTATCCTTATACACATAATATAAAGTTCTGCTTCCCGAAAAGTCTCTTGCACCAAATAACTTTTGCTGCCTTTCATCCCAAAGAAAAAAGGCAAAATCTCCAATCAGATATTTCGGGGTTTCTTCCCCCCATTTAAGATAAGCAAGAAGGATTAACTGCGTATCAGAAATAGTTTGCTGCAAGGAACAATCAACCTGCAGGGATTGAAACAATTCCATTCGGTTATCGATAATAGAATCAGAGGTAATTACCACCCCGCTCGTTTTATCGTAATAGGGATTTCTCTCTCCCATTGATTCTGGTGTAATCCACCGTGCATGACAGCCAAGGAAAATATTCATCCTGCTATATACTTGAATATCATCGGAAGGGAATCCTTGAAACCCATTCATTATTTTCCCAGCATACTCCGTTGCTATGTTCGCTTGATTTTCATATAAGATTCCAGCTATACCACTCATTTATTGTACTTCACCTTCATTTATTCTTAATAAAGAACGAAACAGTTAAAAAAATACGAATATTAAGTAGTGTTCCCCCACCTTATTCTTTATTAAGAACATATCATACTAAAGCCTTCCTAGCAATACCTGTTTATAAATTTATCGCGAGATTTTTAAAGGTTATTTCATTCATTATTTGTTTCCATTCTAGAGAGAATCGATAAATATCCTCTTCAACTAGCTCACTGCCAGTCTGTACTTCAATAATTTCCATTGTACTTGTTGCTCTTAAAGCATGCTTTGTTCCTAGAGGTATATGAATAACATCCCCTGACCGAATATGCTGTAGTTGATCATCTAATACCAGGACACCCTCTCCTTTAACAACTGTCCATACCTCACTTCGTTTGTAATGAACTTGATAGCTCAGGTTCTTCCCGGTTTCTACACATATTCTTTTTGTTAAAACTTCATTTCCTTCGAGATATTTCGTGTGTTCTAGCACCTTATACCAGCCCCACCTTCTCTCTTCAAACATAGGTCTTTCTATTAGGTCTTTTAATATTTCCTTCACTTTCAGACTATCCTCTTTATTTGTTACTAAAATACCATCTGGACTTGCCGCCACCACCACATCATCTAAACCAATTAATGTAATAGGAATATCCAACTCATTTACAATATGAGAATTGGTGATCCCTTTACTAACAAAGCCCTTTCCACTAATCGGATTTTGCATTTCCTCTGTTAACGTATTCCAGGTTCCAAGGTCTTTCCAATAGCCCGTATAAGATAAAGCAATTACTTGCTCTGCCTTCTCTGCCACCTCGTAGTCAAAGCTATTATGGGGTAATAGGTGATATTGACTTACTAGTTGTTCATATTGAATAGGGTAGCCTCTTTCCAACAAGATATTAAGCAGATATTCGATTCGGAAAGCAAACACCCCACTGTTCCATAATCCGCCACTTTCTATTAGTCTTTCTGCCTCTTCTCGTCTCGGCTTTTCCTTGAAGGCGGATACTCGGATATAGTTCCTCTTTTCTTCATCATAAGGAACCATATATCCATATTTTTCAGAAGGATAGGTTGGCTGCACTCCTATTAAAGCAAGCTCTGCAGTACTTTCTATCAGCGTTTTCTCAAGCTCTTTTACCTTTGAAAAAAAGTGATTCTCTACAAAAGGGTCAACAGGAAGTATCGCTATCACTTCATGAGGACTGCAGCCTTTAACAGAATATAAATAGACAGCAGCTAGAGCAATTGCTGGAAATGTATCCCTTCTTGTTGGTTCCACCACAATCGGCACTTGTGTTCCCACTTGTATTTGAATCATTTCCACTTGTGATTTACTTGTTGCAATCAGCGAATCCTTAGCAAGATCATTTTTTTCTAGCTGTCCCCATACTCTTTGAACCATCGATTCCTTATTGCCCTCTTCATCGGTTAACACTTTCAGAAACTGCTTTGAACGGGCATCATTGGACAACGGCCATAGACGTTTGCCAGAGCCGCCAGACAATAAAACAAGTTTCAATTTCATCCTCTCCTTTTTGAAATTAAGCCAACGTTTGATTTCCAGCTAATTCTTGGGAAACAAGCATTTTTCTTAACGCTCCCTTTGTTTGCGTCAATTGCTTATATTCTCCTTCTTGTATTACCTTTCCAGATTCCAAGACTAATACCTTATCTGCATTTCGAATCGTTGATAAACGATGAGCAATTACGATTATCGTCATTTTCCCTTTTAATCGATCAATAGCCTGCTGAATCTTCTGTTCATTTTCACTATCTAATGCACTTGTTGCTTCATCTAGTATGAGAATAGCTGGTTTTCTCAAGATGGCCCTCGCCAAAACAAGACGCTGGCGCTCTCCGCCTGAAAGCCTTATTCCTCTATCTCCAATAACCGTATCCAATCCTTCCGGCATCTGTTTAACAAAGTGCTCCGCAGCAGCAAATGACAAAGCTTGCCATAATTCCAGTTCTGTCGCCTTTGGGGCAACCATTAATAAATTATCTCGAATGCTGCTATGAAATAAAAAAGGCTCCTGAGCAACATAACTAATGGAATTCCGATATAACAGTAACTCCTCCTCTGTTAACGATTTTCCGTTTACAAGCAATCTGCCTTTTTCAGGCTGCAGCAAGCCCATTACTAAATCGACTAATGTCGTCTTTCCCGCTCCTGACGGCCCAACTATTGCGGTTGTTTTCTTAAGCGGAAAATGAATATTTACGTTTGTTAGTGTCCAGCCTTCCTGAGATGCTTGATAGCGGAAATAGACATGGTCACATTCTATTGCTTGTTCGAGAATAAACGGCTCCCATTCCCTTGTGCGAAAGGTACTCCATTCTTGGCTTTTGTTACTTTCCGCTTGAACACGCAGAACATGATCTAATGCCGGAAACATGGAAACAATTTGTTCTACATTGCTTTGCAAGGAGGAAAATCGCGGCCATAATCTTGAAAAAATCAAAATAATTACCATAAGCTTCTCTGGCGGCAGTTTAAGAAAGGAAAAAGAAATAGAAACAAAAAGAACAATCAAGAAACCAGCCATCAGTCGATAAATGAATACAGACTTAGCATTTAAGCGAACCAAATTCATCACATTATGGTGTATTAAATGAGACTTAGACTGAAACCAATCAAAGAAAGATGGCTCAAGCATATTGCTTTTCATATCTTTCATTCCACTAAACTGTTCTGTAATTCCTCCAAAGTAATCGTTCATTAACTCTGTTGTTTCTTTGCCGATTGTTTTAGAATTCCTCACGAATTTCCTCATAAAAACACTAAGTAGCCCACCACTAATTAAGACAATGCTTGTTAAGGATGGTGATAAGAGAAAAGCCAGCATTATTTGAACAATAGTAAAAAATACAATGCTGATTAATTGGATAATACTATGTGTTCCCACGCCGACTCGTGATATTTCTGTTGTGAGAATATAGTTAAAATCCGACTTTCTTTTTCTCAGCATGTATTCCCACTTCACTTTGATAAGTGATTCATATGTCTCTAGTCGCAACTGTTTAATAAAGTTCTGCTGGATATCTGTATTTAAAATCGTTTGACTCCGTTGCAGCAAAGCCTGGCCAACTATCAATATAAGATAAATCAATAAGACAGAAGTCAAATTTAGTTGAAAAGGCAGCTTTTCCATTGCTGCTACTATTAAAGTAATAGGAAACAGATCGTTTATCTGCATATTCAACAATCCAATAACAGAAAGCATTGGTATTAAAAGATAAATGCTAATTCCTTCAAGGGCACTTATTAGAATGCTAAGAAAAATATTAAGATACATCTTCGTTCCAGTAACTGCCTGCAGTTTCTTAAAAAAAACAATAAGATTTCTCATTTTCTAAAGTCTCCTAAGTGAAACTTTTTGCTTTAAAATTACTCGCCACAGCCATAAAATCGGTCTTAATGGAAGATAAAGAAAGTGCAATGATTTTGGTAAAGGAAGCACTTCTGCATCCCATGAATTGGCATAGAATTTCCGAATAATGTAAGCTGCCTTCTGCTTAAATGGTTTCATCATAAATAGATACTTTTTTCCTTCCTTATCCCATGTCTTGTCTGGAGGATGAAAAAAGTTGATTCTTTCTCTCATGAATAGAAAAGCCTTTTGTGCAAGTCCCTTCGATTGCTTCTTTATCTTTCTCTGATACCTTTTTGGGCTTAATTGTAGGTTTTCTACTAAATAGAGCGCTTGTTGATAGAGGTGGCAGGCTTGATTTTCCATAAAGACCATTGGAAAACTATTAATATCTTCTTCTCTCCTCAACAGTTGCACAATATCTTCTAGCCACCGAATTCGAAACCAGCCATGACGCGCTCCATGTGTTACAAGATAGTAGAATAATGTTTCCTCTTCTAATGTGTAGAATGTTGTTGTCCCTATAGACACCGTTTTTCGATTATTCCATAAGTCTTCAAAGCTCGGCTCTTTACTAGGACCAGGATGAAGTCTCCAATGCACCTCCACTTTGCAATTTTTCTCTTTATGAAGGAATTCAAGATGATGGTTTCTTTTTTGCCAGTCTTTTAATTTTCGTGGTGGTTCATACTCCATTTCATATCCTTTTGCTCGAAGTATTTCTATCGTCGACTTTAAATCTTGAAAGGAAATCAGAATGTCAAGATCGTTGGAAGTTCTAGAAGATAAGTCTCCGTACAAATAATAGGAAAGAATTGGTCCTTTTAAAGTCAGCATGCGGATCTCATTCTTCGTTAATGCAGTTGAAATATTATCTAGTTCTTTGATCAATTGGAGCATTTTGATTGTATTGTCTTTATATAAACCCTCTACTAGTTTGACTACGTTGTTAGGCAAATAGGGAGAGTCTGTACCAGACAATCTTAAATAGATGGATGGATACACTTTATGAAAATAAACTAACTGAAGAAAATCCTTCCAATCTACCTTTTTATGAAATTCTTCTATCAGTTTTACGGAGTCTTCTTCCTCATTCAATAGCCTTAATAACAACTGCAGTTCATTAGCACAGCTATGCAGATCAATTTCTTCTGATCCCTTCATTCTTTTCACCTCTTTTACTCATACCACCGGCAAATGTATTCACAACGGTGAACCGTTGTTTACCGCGTGCACCTGTCACATAATGAGAACCACTTCTAACCCATGCATGTGCCTCCATTTTGCCTGCTTGGTCCCTAGCAATACCTAGATATAAAGTGGTTGGAATCTTTCTTCTATTTAACATTCTCGTTGCTGCAATTGCTTGGACAAGGCAAGCACTTTCCCAAAATGTATATTTGCTCATCGTCTCAATCGCCAAAGATACATCTTTTATCATCTTTTCATTGCCATTTACCTGAACTTCCGTTTCCATCGATTCTTCGCCCAGACTAGGAGCAACTTTCGCGAATGGCAATAGTTTCAAAAACCTACCTCTTGCCAAAAAAATAAATGCCTCCATCATTAGGCATTTTAGTTTAAAATCCATTTCTATAAATTTCTTGACTTTCCGTATCACTCTAAACATGCTTTTAAATCTACCTTTATTAGTAAATTATCTGCTAATAATTCTGCTAAAAAATATTCTACTTGCTGCTCACATTCTTCTTTTGAAACTTCATAGTCCTCCATTAACATTGCTACGATTTGCTGCTCACTTATCGGATACTTGCAATATTCCCATATCACAGTCCCTATTTCTCCAATCTTGTAATACGTATTATTTTGCTCATTCCATATATACATTTGGCTATTTAATTCTTTACATGTATTTTCTTTATTAACTTGATAAAAACAATCTCTCACTAACTCCTCATTTAATAACATCATCATCGCTCCTAACTGATTGATTGTTTCTTTGTCCAGTGAACGTCTGAAATGATATAAGATTTTACTACATTGATTTTCGTTGCCTTTTCCCAAATTTGCTGTTTGTGCGCTATTTTTTCCTCTATAAACTGTTTGAATTCTGTACGAAACCGTTCCGGAGAGAAATTCAAAGCATGCTCTCGACAGTGGACTGGATTGAATGGTAATCGTTCGAATTGCTCCACAGCCCTTCTTATCGCTTCTGGAGTTTGGTCATAGAAGAAATACCCCGTTGGATGAAGCGATTCATTGTATCCTTTGACCGTTTCTAAGGACCCCCCTTTTCCATAAGCAATGACTGGCGTACCACAAGCCTGTGCTTCTAGAGGGGTTATGCCAAAGTCTTCTTCCGCTGCAAAGATAAAACCTTTTGCTCGCTGCATATGGTCTTTTAACACTTGAAAGGATTGATAGCCCATCAAGTGAACATTTGAACCTGCTTTCGCCTTAATTTTTTTAAAATCCGGACCGTCGCCAATTACGATTAATTTCTTATCTGGCATCAGAGAAAATGCTTCAACTATTGTATCTATTTTCTTGTAAGGAACCATCCTGGAAGCAGTAAGGTAGAAATCCTCTTTGTCTGGATAAAAGCTAAATTTAGAGATATCCACGGGCGGATATACTGTTTGGGATTCTCTTTTATAAACCTTCCAGATTCTTCTTCCGATAAAATCAGAATTAGACATAAAAAAATCTACACCATTTGCTGTTCGATAATCCCAATTACGAATTTGGTGCAGTAGAAATCTAGTTAAATATCCTTTTATTCCTTTATCCATCCCTGCTTCTTTTAAATATTGGTGCTGAAGATCCCAAGCATAGCGAATAGGAGAATGAACATAAGAAATATGCAGCTGATCTGGTCCAGTTATGACCCCTTTTGCTACAGCATAGGAGCTAGAGATAATGAGATCATATTTAGATAAATCTAATTGTTCAATGGCTAATGGCATTAAGGGAAGATACGAACGGTACTTCCTTTTCGAAAAAGGAAGCTTTTGAATAAAAGTCGTGTTCACTTTCTTATGTTGAATAAAATGCCGATCTTTCTCATCTAAGTAATCGACTGTACTGTAAAGGTCTGCATCTGGATAAATCTTGAGTATCTCCTCTAGTACTTTTTCTGCCCCATTATAAACTACCAGCCAATCATGGATAATTGCTGTTTTCATAGGAATGCCTCCTTTTTATCATGCCTTCTTTCTCTTATGCAGCCAGTGTTCAGAAGTTGCCTCTTTTTCACTTGCTAAAGCTTTTTCTATTCTCCATTCATTGATTTTGGTATCAATAAACGCTTTAAATTCTTTTTGAAAACGTTCATTCGAAAAATATAAGGAGTGATTTCGGCAATTAATCGAATCTATCTGGATATGCTCAAACTTTTGGACAGCTGCCGCAATTGCTTCCACATTTTGTTCATAAAAAAAGAGCCCTGTTGGACTGGTAGATTCATTGTATCCTCTAACTGTCTCCCGAGACCCGCCTTTCCCGTATGCAATAACAGGTGTTCCACATGCTTGCGCTTCTAATGGAGCAATGCCAAAATCCTCTTCCGCAGCAAAAATAAAGCCTTTCGCACGCTGCATAAAGTCCTTTAATACTTCAAAAGGCTGGTACCCCATCAACATAACATTTGGTCCAGCTTTTGCTTTAATTTTCTTAAAGTCTGGACCATCTCCTATGACAACTAGTTTCTTGTCTGGCAATAAAGAAAAAGATTCTACAATGGTATCTATCTTTTTGTACGGTACCATCCGTGAGGCAGTTAAATAAAAATCTTCTTTCTCATCTCTTAACGTGAACGCAGATACATCTACTGGAGGATATACTGTCTTGGCTTCCCTCCGATACGTCTTCCAAATTCTCCGCCCAATAAAGTCAGATACGCACATAAAAAAATCCACACCATTTGCTGTTCGATAATCCCAGTTTCGAACATAGTGCAGAATGAACCTTGTTATCCAGCTTTTTATTCCCTTTTCAAGACCCGATTCCCTTAAATATTGATGCTGCAAATCCCAGGCATAGCGTATTGGTGAATATACGTAAGAAATATGGAGCTGATCCGGACCTGTTATCACTCCCTTTGCAACTGCATGAGAACTGGAGATGATTAAATCGTATTTAGAAAGATCCAATTGCTCGATTGCTAACGGCATAAGAGGAAGATAATTTCGATACTTCTTCTTCGAAAAAGGAAGCTTTTGTATAAAGGTTGTTTTCACCTGTTTATTTTGAATAAAATGTCGATCTTTGGCTTCTAGATGTTCGACCGTACTGTATAGATCTGCATCTGGGAAGAGTTTAAGTAATTCCTCCAGCACTTTTTCCGCCCCGCTGTAGACTACTAACCAGTCGTGGATGATGGCTGTTTTCAATGTTTAACACCTCCATTTATCTTTTAGTTGTTAAGTGCATCTAACAAAGGTTGAAATTCCAATTTGAAGTTATAAATATCACTTTTGTCTAAATCTATCTCTTTCATCTCTTTAATCGCTCTTCTAATAGTATCCATATCAGTTGGATCCAATAATTTTATATATTCTATTCCCTTTAGCCACTGATTGTAAGTACCCTCTATTTTGTGATTACTATTTTGGAAAACTATACACGGAGTTTTGGTTATTGCACAAAAAATCATTCCATGTAATCGATCGGTAATAACTATTTTGGATTTCTTAAAAGCATGAAATATCTTCTCTAATTCTTCTTTTCCTTTACTCATCGTTATTTCGCCATCGCCTAAATGTGTATCATAATACACTAGTGGTTCCACTTCGCCTTCTAATAAAGTTATGAGGGTTCTTTTAAAAGACTCTTCTAGGTTAATTTCCATGTCATTCCTTAAGCAAACTAGAATATGCTCTCTACTTAAAATTGGCTCAGCCTCGTTTCGTGATAAAACAATATCAGGAACAAGGTAAACTTTATTATAAGGAAACAGTCGTTTCATTATTTCATATGAAATAGGTTCTCTAGCTAATAGATGTAGGTTTCTATGTCTCGAATAAACTTCTTGCGTTTTTAGAAGTGCTTTTCTTCCTGATTCTGTTTCGGAAAAGTCGATTGTTTGAGGAAATGATATTATTTTATTTTTAGGGAAATACCTTATGATGGTTCTTCTATACTCTTCGTACGACTTGTATAAATCTCCCATATTTCCCCCACCTATAATGGTAATTATATCTTTTTCGCTGCACTTTTTTTTCATTTCTTTCATGGCACTATATGTTTCACTAGCATAAACACTGATTATATTATAACTAGGATATATAGTCTGCAAATAAGCAATCTGGGTTTGAGTAATAGCAATATCTCCTAAATTTCCATAATCAGATGCAATAGTGACAAATATTTTTAAATCTTTTTTTCCATATGGAATCACAAATTTTGTAGCTGATTTATAATACTTATAATTTATCTTCCAGTTCAAAGGTATTCTCTCTTTCATTTTAACAATCATAGCTTACTCCTTTCTCTATCAAGGTTTTGAATATCAAAATGAAAATCATCGATTAATTTAAGTATCTTTGTATCCTTTTTTATATCAAATTTCCTTGCAAATAAGGAAGCGCTATTGACTATACTGTTATAATCTTTATCTATTAATATGGAGGGGCTGCTAGTCGTGTCTCTCCATATCATAAATCTTAAATTGTCATTTATAACTTTATCTTTATATGGTGAGTTCAACACTAATGTTTGAAAGATTATCTCATCAGGTATTTCAACATGATGAAAAAATTTTTCAAAACGAGGGTATTCACGCAAGTACTCTAGAATAAATTGAACTGCTTCATTTGTTAGACACCACCATTGGGATCCTCCATATAGCTGAAAATCATTAGGAAACCTTCTTGCAGGTAGCTTTTTTCTAACAATACTCCATGTTTTGGAAACTGCCTTATTTAAAAACGAAGGATTTCCTTTCTTTCTCTGCAATCTCCTAAAGAACCAATACTTTGTTCTGGCATAACCACCTTCATACCAATTAATCTCGGAAAACTTAGTGTATTCTATAAAAGATTTCTCCCTATTCTTCTCTAAGAAATTTAATATGTCTTCGATTGGATATATTGGATAATCTTGACCACTTAGTAGTATATAATGATCATATTTGATATTTGCGGTTGCAGCATTTCTCAATCCCTCCAAAGTTGCTCTTACTAAACTAAAATCTCCCCAATAACATTTATAATTTTTAATGAAATACACATTTTTTTTATTTTCTAGTTTCTCTTTAAGCTTCAATATAAATGTCTTTCCCGCCCTAGAATCAATATGTATATAAAGATCAGTATGAGGAGAGTCTAACTTATTTACTAACCTAATTATCTGGTCTGGATTCTGATGAACCAAAAGGATAAAAGCTATTCTTATCATTTAGACACTTCCCTTTCCATTTTGCTATTAATTCTTCCTCGTTTCCACACTCCCTTTCTTACAATACTAAATGCAGCCATTATCATTGCCTTGAAATCTGCTAAGCTAGGTATTAAATATACCAGCTTCAATTGATGGATATGTTTATTATATTCTACTAAATATAGGATAAGTTTTAGTATAGATGATAAAA of Niallia circulans contains these proteins:
- a CDS encoding beta-1,6-N-acetylglucosaminyltransferase; this encodes MIRIAFILLVHQNPDQIIRLVNKLDSPHTDLYIHIDSRAGKTFILKLKEKLENKKNVYFIKNYKCYWGDFSLVRATLEGLRNAATANIKYDHYILLSGQDYPIYPIEDILNFLEKNREKSFIEYTKFSEINWYEGGYARTKYWFFRRLQRKKGNPSFLNKAVSKTWSIVRKKLPARRFPNDFQLYGGSQWWCLTNEAVQFILEYLREYPRFEKFFHHVEIPDEIIFQTLVLNSPYKDKVINDNLRFMIWRDTTSSPSILIDKDYNSIVNSASLFARKFDIKKDTKILKLIDDFHFDIQNLDRERSKL
- a CDS encoding polysaccharide pyruvyl transferase family protein; the protein is MIVKMKERIPLNWKINYKYYKSATKFVIPYGKKDLKIFVTIASDYGNLGDIAITQTQIAYLQTIYPSYNIISVYASETYSAMKEMKKKCSEKDIITIIGGGNMGDLYKSYEEYRRTIIRYFPKNKIISFPQTIDFSETESGRKALLKTQEVYSRHRNLHLLAREPISYEIMKRLFPYNKVYLVPDIVLSRNEAEPILSREHILVCLRNDMEINLEESFKRTLITLLEGEVEPLVYYDTHLGDGEITMSKGKEELEKIFHAFKKSKIVITDRLHGMIFCAITKTPCIVFQNSNHKIEGTYNQWLKGIEYIKLLDPTDMDTIRRAIKEMKEIDLDKSDIYNFKLEFQPLLDALNN
- a CDS encoding glycosyltransferase family 4 protein, producing MKTAIIHDWLVVYSGAEKVLEELLKLFPDADLYSTVEHLEAKDRHFIQNKQVKTTFIQKLPFSKKKYRNYLPLMPLAIEQLDLSKYDLIISSSHAVAKGVITGPDQLHISYVYSPIRYAWDLQHQYLRESGLEKGIKSWITRFILHYVRNWDYRTANGVDFFMCVSDFIGRRIWKTYRREAKTVYPPVDVSAFTLRDEKEDFYLTASRMVPYKKIDTIVESFSLLPDKKLVVIGDGPDFKKIKAKAGPNVMLMGYQPFEVLKDFMQRAKGFIFAAEEDFGIAPLEAQACGTPVIAYGKGGSRETVRGYNESTSPTGLFFYEQNVEAIAAAVQKFEHIQIDSINCRNHSLYFSNERFQKEFKAFIDTKINEWRIEKALASEKEATSEHWLHKRKKA